A portion of the Burkholderia sp. GAS332 genome contains these proteins:
- a CDS encoding Uncharacterized conserved protein PhnB, glyoxalase superfamily, with protein sequence MNSPAKSAAAIAAASASASATSSAQTDPAEPAEPRIESLSAITLATCDMPRAVLFYEALGFPIKFGGSQEAFTSFAFGGSYLNLIVDTRAPVNWWGRVIIYVSDVDALYRKALAAGLKPSLQPSDASWGERYFHITDPDGHELSFARPLR encoded by the coding sequence ATGAACTCGCCCGCCAAGTCCGCCGCAGCCATAGCCGCAGCCTCTGCCTCTGCCTCTGCCACGTCGAGCGCGCAGACCGACCCGGCAGAACCGGCCGAGCCGCGCATCGAGTCCCTCAGTGCCATCACACTTGCCACCTGCGATATGCCGCGCGCCGTGCTGTTTTACGAAGCGCTGGGTTTTCCGATCAAATTCGGTGGTTCGCAGGAAGCGTTTACGTCGTTTGCATTCGGTGGTTCGTATCTGAACCTGATCGTCGATACGCGCGCACCGGTCAACTGGTGGGGCCGCGTGATCATTTATGTCTCGGATGTCGACGCGCTCTACCGGAAGGCGCTGGCGGCGGGTTTGAAGCCGTCGCTCCAGCCGTCCGACGCGTCGTGGGGCGAGCGCTATTTCCACATCACCGATCCTGACGGCCACGAACTCAGCTTCGCGAGGCCATTGCGTTAG
- a CDS encoding polyphosphate kinase 2, PA0141 family, with protein sequence MKELDPRPDAEVMAERQRRFEEDLIDAYDEELEMEVDDRIIDGADGFTPEHREARKVYFRELFRLQGELVKLQDWIVQTGHRLVVIFEGRDAAGKGGAIKRITQRLNPRVCRVAALPAPNNRERTQWYFQRYVSHLPAGGEMVLFDRSWYNRAGVERVMNFCSDDEYEEFFRSVPEFEKMLARSGVQILKYWFSITDEEQEIRFQNRIHDPLKQWKLSPMDLESRRRWEAYTQAKEVMLQRSHIPEAPWWVVQAVDKKRARLNCIHHLLSQVPYHEIEHSRVELPARVYHDEYSRQPVPPSMIVPEVY encoded by the coding sequence ATGAAAGAGCTGGATCCGAGACCCGACGCCGAAGTCATGGCAGAACGGCAACGCCGTTTCGAGGAAGACCTCATCGATGCGTACGACGAGGAGCTCGAAATGGAGGTCGACGACCGCATCATCGACGGCGCGGACGGCTTCACACCCGAGCATCGCGAAGCGCGCAAGGTGTACTTCCGTGAGCTGTTCCGGTTGCAGGGCGAGCTGGTCAAACTGCAGGACTGGATCGTGCAGACCGGCCATCGGCTGGTGGTGATTTTCGAAGGACGCGACGCGGCCGGCAAGGGCGGCGCGATCAAACGCATTACGCAGCGGCTCAATCCGCGCGTGTGCCGCGTGGCAGCGTTGCCGGCGCCGAACAACCGTGAACGCACACAATGGTATTTCCAGCGTTACGTGTCGCATCTGCCGGCCGGCGGCGAAATGGTGCTGTTCGACCGCAGTTGGTACAACCGCGCGGGCGTCGAACGCGTGATGAATTTTTGCAGCGACGACGAGTACGAAGAATTTTTCCGCTCGGTGCCGGAATTCGAAAAAATGCTGGCGCGAAGCGGCGTGCAGATTCTCAAATACTGGTTTTCGATCACCGACGAAGAACAGGAAATCCGCTTTCAGAACCGCATTCACGATCCGTTGAAGCAGTGGAAGCTGAGTCCGATGGATCTGGAGAGCCGGCGCCGCTGGGAAGCCTATACGCAGGCGAAAGAGGTCATGCTGCAGCGCTCGCACATTCCCGAGGCGCCGTGGTGGGTTGTGCAGGCGGTCGACAAGAAGCGCGCGCGTCTGAACTGCATTCACCATCTGCTGAGCCAGGTGCCGTATCACGAGATCGAGCATTCGCGTGTCGAGTTGCCGGCGCGCGTCTATCACGACGAATACAGCCGCCAGCCGGTGCCGCCGTCGATGATCGTGCCTGAGGTGTATTGA
- a CDS encoding inorganic phosphate transporter, PiT family, producing the protein MPELSYPQPDAASGKGRSIGLIIFFAVIAIGAAYCAMHLATDLQPVRETSFLPYLLLGIALVIALGFEFVNGFHDTANAVATVIYTHSLAPNIAVLWSGGWNFLGVLTSTGAVAFGVLQLLPVELILQVGSSAGFAMVFALLIAAIIWNLGTWYFGLPSSSSHTLIGSIIGVGLMNQLMHGANGTSGVDWNQALGVGKSLLFSPIVGFLLSGLLLLILKAVVRVPALYAEPKGKKPPPFWIRSLLILTCTGVSFAHGSNDGQKGMGLIMLILIGTVPTAYALNKAVTPEETQTFLAVAQQASATFARYTQGAAPSANPRADVEAYVRTRQLTPATLPALQQLTDTIGKQVSASGSMANVPQNIVDNVRNNMYVTSEAIRLMEKSKQPAFSPEDAKAIDNFRAQTDHATKFIPTWVKVAVAIALGLGTMVGWKRIVVTVGEKIGKQHLTYGQGASAEVVAMLTIGAADMYGLPVSTTHVLASGVAGTMAANGSGLQWSTVRSLILAWVLTLPVSIALAGSLYWVFRMVF; encoded by the coding sequence ATGCCGGAACTTTCGTACCCGCAACCGGACGCTGCAAGCGGCAAGGGGCGCAGTATTGGCCTCATCATTTTCTTCGCCGTGATTGCGATCGGTGCGGCCTATTGCGCCATGCATCTGGCAACCGATTTGCAACCGGTTCGCGAAACCTCGTTTTTACCCTACCTGCTGCTCGGCATTGCGCTCGTGATCGCGCTCGGCTTCGAATTCGTCAACGGCTTTCATGACACGGCCAACGCGGTCGCCACCGTGATCTACACGCATTCGCTCGCGCCGAACATTGCAGTACTCTGGTCAGGCGGATGGAATTTCCTCGGTGTGCTGACTTCAACTGGCGCGGTGGCGTTCGGCGTTCTGCAGTTGCTACCCGTCGAACTGATTCTGCAGGTGGGTAGCAGCGCCGGCTTCGCGATGGTCTTCGCGCTGCTGATCGCCGCGATCATCTGGAATCTGGGCACCTGGTATTTCGGCCTGCCGTCGTCGAGCTCGCATACGCTGATTGGTTCGATCATCGGCGTAGGTCTGATGAATCAGTTGATGCACGGCGCAAACGGCACGAGCGGCGTGGATTGGAATCAGGCGCTCGGCGTAGGCAAGTCGTTACTGTTTTCGCCGATAGTCGGCTTTCTCCTCTCCGGTTTGTTGCTGCTGATCCTGAAGGCCGTGGTGCGGGTTCCCGCGCTGTATGCCGAGCCCAAGGGCAAGAAACCGCCGCCGTTCTGGATTCGCAGCCTGCTGATTCTGACCTGTACGGGCGTTTCATTCGCGCACGGTTCGAATGACGGGCAGAAAGGCATGGGCCTCATCATGCTGATCCTGATCGGTACGGTGCCGACGGCGTACGCGCTGAATAAAGCGGTCACACCGGAGGAAACGCAGACCTTCCTCGCGGTAGCGCAACAGGCCTCGGCGACGTTCGCCAGGTACACCCAAGGCGCGGCGCCGTCCGCCAATCCACGCGCCGATGTCGAAGCGTACGTGCGCACACGCCAATTGACGCCCGCCACCTTGCCGGCCTTGCAGCAACTGACCGATACGATCGGCAAACAGGTCAGCGCGTCGGGATCGATGGCCAACGTGCCGCAAAATATTGTCGATAACGTGCGCAACAATATGTATGTGACATCAGAAGCCATTCGCCTGATGGAGAAGAGCAAACAGCCGGCCTTCTCGCCGGAAGACGCCAAGGCCATCGACAACTTCAGGGCCCAAACCGATCACGCCACCAAGTTCATCCCGACGTGGGTCAAGGTCGCGGTGGCCATCGCCCTGGGTCTTGGCACGATGGTCGGCTGGAAGCGCATCGTCGTCACGGTCGGCGAGAAAATCGGCAAGCAGCATCTGACCTATGGGCAAGGTGCATCGGCTGAAGTAGTGGCGATGCTGACAATCGGCGCGGCCGACATGTACGGCTTGCCGGTCTCGACGACGCACGTGCTCGCGTCAGGCGTGGCCGGCACCATGGCGGCCAACGGTTCCGGCTTGCAATGGAGCACCGTGCGCAGCCTGATCCTCGCCTGGGTGCTGACGCTACCGGTTTCAATCGCGCTGGCCGGGAGCTTGTACTGGGTGTTCCGGATGGTGTTCTGA
- a CDS encoding CHAD domain-containing protein → MKRESRKIDKQAADTQPAGAGLSAEAAFASYAAPLVDHAIECADAVRDDASPESLHRLRVSLRRLRSLWWAFEPLLDKGENTRQRALYKYLATAAGKTRDWDILIELIAQNESIARKMTPTLLEARGGALAASRETLSNADVKHLLQDALTSANQELNTAHERVPLQKFADKRVAVSERSLKKRMKRASHAKRANYTAFHDVRKAGKKLRYLLEFFEPVLSGSHKRIMKRLIQIQKRFGTLNDIVASEMLLRDNMGLLAGSGDAEAALHWLRKARKRRMRAAAGLLRKL, encoded by the coding sequence ATGAAGCGGGAGAGCCGGAAAATCGACAAACAGGCTGCGGATACTCAACCGGCCGGCGCCGGGCTCTCGGCGGAGGCGGCCTTCGCGTCCTATGCGGCACCTCTCGTCGATCACGCGATCGAATGCGCCGATGCGGTGCGCGACGACGCGTCGCCCGAATCGCTGCACAGACTGCGCGTGTCGCTGCGGCGGCTGCGCTCGCTGTGGTGGGCGTTCGAACCCTTGCTGGACAAAGGCGAGAATACGCGCCAACGGGCGCTGTATAAATATCTGGCGACGGCAGCCGGCAAGACGCGCGATTGGGACATTCTGATCGAACTGATTGCGCAGAACGAGAGCATTGCACGCAAGATGACGCCCACACTCCTGGAGGCGCGCGGCGGCGCGTTGGCGGCGAGCCGTGAAACGCTTTCGAACGCGGACGTCAAACACCTGCTGCAAGACGCCCTGACCAGCGCCAACCAGGAATTGAACACGGCTCATGAGCGCGTGCCGCTGCAAAAATTCGCGGATAAGCGCGTGGCCGTTTCCGAGCGTTCACTGAAAAAGCGGATGAAACGCGCGTCTCACGCGAAGCGTGCCAACTACACCGCATTTCATGACGTCAGGAAGGCGGGAAAAAAATTGCGCTACCTGCTCGAGTTTTTCGAACCGGTTCTGAGCGGCAGCCACAAACGTATCATGAAGCGTTTGATACAGATTCAAAAGCGTTTCGGCACGCTGAACGACATTGTCGCGAGCGAGATGCTGCTGCGCGACAATATGGGTTTGCTGGCCGGATCCGGCGACGCCGAAGCAGCGCTTCATTGGCTCAGGAAGGCGCGCAAACGCCGGATGCGCGCGGCGGCGGGACTGCTGCGCAAATTGTGA
- a CDS encoding diguanylate cyclase (GGDEF) domain-containing protein gives MAHQTLSLRRRLRFIVRAGGTGAGRYVGNHPFFAGVAGTLVAVAMAGLTLLTLGSGRADALDHARETAQNLVSIISSDLERNVEIYDLSLEAMVDGARDPGTWTLTGNLRQAVLFDRATTAAYLGGAYVIGPDGRVIASQNGEVNAAVSLADRDYFLVHQRSPAVGLYFSHPYRSRLRDGKFSIGLTRRINEADGTFGGVALLAIRIEYFQRLLDRINTGELGSVFIVMDDGTLLARKPFSSRDIGSSIAKSPTFQVMAAHNSGSYVAQSAVDGVRRMFTYARVPGTPLIAVVAPSVDEVLAPWRRRSRIAGVLTLAFGAVFVMVSWLLAFVLRDKLRAQAALVRLAATDPLTGLSNRRVLDTRLDEEWRRARRSGQSLSALFIDIDHFKQFNDVYGHASGDEALTAVAECISATVLRPLDLVARYGGEEFAVILPDTAAEGALYLAEKIRRKVQNLRVVHGDGDAIAVTVSIGCATCVPAEGANALDLLAAADRQLYAAKAAGRNRVNSTTWAGQSMAQDSSP, from the coding sequence GTGGCACATCAAACGCTTTCGCTGCGTCGACGATTGCGATTCATCGTGCGTGCCGGTGGAACCGGCGCGGGGCGTTACGTGGGTAACCACCCGTTTTTCGCCGGCGTGGCCGGGACCCTAGTGGCGGTCGCGATGGCCGGCTTGACGCTGCTGACGCTGGGCAGCGGCCGTGCTGACGCGCTCGACCATGCGCGCGAAACGGCACAAAACCTTGTCTCGATCATTTCCTCCGATCTCGAACGAAACGTCGAGATCTACGATTTGTCGCTGGAGGCCATGGTGGACGGGGCACGGGATCCTGGCACATGGACCCTGACGGGGAACTTGCGGCAAGCCGTGCTATTCGATCGCGCAACCACCGCGGCCTACCTGGGCGGCGCCTATGTGATCGGTCCGGACGGTCGAGTGATCGCTTCGCAGAACGGCGAGGTCAATGCAGCGGTCAGCCTGGCCGACCGCGACTACTTTCTGGTGCATCAACGCAGTCCGGCCGTCGGGCTCTATTTCTCCCACCCGTACCGCTCGCGGCTGCGTGACGGGAAGTTCTCGATCGGTCTCACACGGCGCATCAACGAAGCCGATGGCACGTTTGGCGGTGTCGCCCTGCTTGCGATTCGTATCGAATATTTCCAGCGTCTGCTGGATCGGATCAACACGGGCGAACTGGGCTCCGTGTTCATCGTGATGGACGACGGCACCTTGCTCGCACGCAAGCCGTTTTCCTCGCGTGATATCGGCTCGAGCATCGCGAAGTCGCCGACCTTCCAGGTGATGGCCGCGCACAACTCCGGCTCGTATGTCGCGCAGTCGGCGGTGGACGGCGTGCGCCGGATGTTCACCTATGCACGCGTGCCGGGCACGCCGCTGATTGCGGTGGTTGCACCGTCCGTGGATGAAGTGCTCGCGCCGTGGCGGCGACGCAGCAGGATTGCCGGCGTGCTAACGCTCGCTTTCGGCGCGGTATTCGTGATGGTCTCGTGGCTGCTGGCTTTCGTCTTGCGCGACAAGTTGCGTGCGCAAGCCGCGCTGGTGCGTCTGGCCGCGACGGACCCGCTTACCGGGCTTAGCAATCGCCGCGTGCTCGACACCCGGCTCGACGAAGAATGGCGGCGTGCGCGGCGCTCGGGGCAATCGCTGTCGGCGTTGTTCATCGATATCGATCATTTCAAGCAATTCAACGACGTCTACGGCCACGCGAGCGGCGACGAGGCGTTGACCGCCGTGGCCGAATGCATCTCGGCGACCGTGCTGCGCCCGCTCGATCTGGTGGCGCGATACGGCGGCGAGGAATTTGCCGTGATCTTGCCGGACACCGCGGCGGAGGGCGCGCTCTACCTCGCGGAGAAGATTCGCCGCAAGGTGCAGAACCTGCGCGTCGTGCATGGCGATGGCGACGCGATCGCGGTCACGGTGAGCATTGGCTGCGCGACCTGCGTGCCGGCGGAAGGCGCGAACGCGCTCGACCTGCTGGCCGCTGCCGACCGGCAGTTATATGCCGCCAAGGCGGCAGGGCGCAACCGGGTTAATTCGACGACGTGGGCGGGGCAATCGATGGCGCAGGATTCGTCGCCATGA
- a CDS encoding membrane protein DedA, SNARE-associated domain — MVEFPSSAVSTWGSTVVFVNVLLTRLGLPIPAVPMLLFAGSAIAAGTLSFWPILFAAVLAALIGDGAWFTAGRIYGRKLIAMLGRVSPAVDSRVHKARLLFERFGVALVSISKFVPGLGLITPPLMGTTAVDARIYAAWDLAGALAWATFWLLGGAAAEKELHMLLAFVKARGGTVIDVLLAAALAYLAYRLLQRRRERRRFADAASAAASQARPGRWPRVTPPKVLDARPPASADGPLCPLPGVLTLDPHSPEQIDGALLAYDMVIYCICPDSATAVEITQRMRLNGYTRIRALRGGLDAWQKRGFPVEPLALIDELTTGKRTPKPYGEARGAVTLRGFAPRRS; from the coding sequence TTGGTCGAGTTTCCGTCGTCGGCGGTTTCAACCTGGGGCAGCACAGTCGTATTCGTCAACGTGCTGTTGACCCGCCTCGGCCTGCCGATCCCCGCCGTCCCCATGCTCCTCTTCGCGGGCTCGGCGATTGCCGCCGGCACGCTGTCGTTCTGGCCGATCCTGTTCGCCGCCGTGCTCGCCGCGCTCATCGGCGACGGAGCATGGTTCACCGCCGGGCGCATCTACGGCCGCAAACTGATCGCGATGTTGGGCCGGGTCTCCCCGGCGGTCGATTCCAGGGTCCACAAGGCTCGCTTGCTATTCGAGCGCTTCGGCGTGGCGCTCGTGTCGATCTCGAAGTTCGTCCCCGGACTGGGACTCATCACCCCGCCGCTCATGGGCACAACGGCCGTGGATGCCCGCATCTATGCTGCGTGGGATCTCGCCGGCGCGCTGGCGTGGGCCACCTTCTGGCTGCTCGGCGGCGCCGCGGCGGAAAAGGAGTTGCATATGCTGCTCGCCTTCGTCAAAGCACGCGGCGGCACCGTGATCGACGTCCTGCTGGCCGCGGCGTTGGCCTATCTGGCGTACCGCCTGCTGCAGCGACGCCGCGAACGACGCCGTTTCGCGGACGCCGCCTCCGCTGCTGCGTCGCAAGCGAGACCCGGCAGATGGCCCCGCGTCACGCCCCCGAAGGTCCTGGATGCCCGCCCACCCGCATCGGCGGATGGACCGCTGTGTCCCCTTCCCGGCGTGCTGACGCTCGACCCGCACTCGCCTGAACAGATCGACGGCGCACTGCTCGCCTATGACATGGTGATTTACTGCATTTGCCCGGACAGCGCGACCGCCGTCGAGATCACGCAACGCATGCGCCTGAACGGCTACACGCGGATTCGCGCATTGAGGGGCGGCCTCGACGCCTGGCAAAAGCGCGGGTTTCCCGTCGAACCGCTAGCGCTGATAGACGAATTGACCACCGGCAAGCGCACGCCGAAGCCCTACGGCGAAGCACGCGGCGCAGTGACGCTGCGCGGCTTCGCCCCTCGGCGCAGCTAA
- a CDS encoding EamA domain-containing membrane protein RarD, producing the protein MNSRYVGYVFCALAMIGVGSTVVVSKSIASGLPPFSATALRFAIAFPLFVLVMRWRGVRWPRLDRHDTWLVIAQAGAGSVGYTVLLISGMKLASAADAGVIAGTLPAVSAVVAMLALGERPAPALIGAIVLATLGVLVCTVRIDDFTAPHAASSLAGNALVFAAIVCEALFILLNRKLRTPVAPLPLSALMCGIGFAVAIVPACFESPWNVPFDASALTGVLYYALVPTVAGFVLWYAGAARISGAEAGLMTALVPVSAVALAAVVLREPVSGAQLAGVACVLGAVLLATFGQMRTVRSTA; encoded by the coding sequence ATGAATTCACGATATGTCGGCTATGTGTTTTGCGCGTTGGCCATGATCGGCGTTGGCAGCACGGTTGTCGTCAGCAAATCGATCGCGAGCGGATTGCCGCCGTTCAGCGCGACCGCATTGCGTTTTGCCATCGCGTTCCCCCTGTTCGTGCTGGTGATGCGCTGGCGCGGCGTGCGCTGGCCCCGTCTCGACCGACACGATACGTGGCTCGTGATTGCCCAGGCGGGGGCGGGCAGCGTCGGTTATACGGTGTTGCTGATTAGCGGCATGAAGCTCGCATCGGCCGCCGATGCCGGTGTGATCGCGGGCACCCTGCCGGCTGTGTCAGCCGTGGTGGCGATGCTCGCGCTGGGTGAGCGCCCCGCGCCGGCCTTGATCGGCGCGATTGTCCTTGCCACGCTCGGCGTGCTGGTGTGTACCGTGCGTATCGACGATTTCACCGCGCCGCATGCGGCCAGTTCGCTGGCAGGTAACGCTCTGGTGTTCGCGGCGATCGTCTGCGAGGCACTCTTCATCCTGCTTAATCGCAAGTTGCGCACGCCGGTCGCGCCGCTGCCGCTGTCGGCGTTGATGTGCGGCATCGGTTTCGCGGTAGCGATCGTGCCGGCATGCTTCGAAAGCCCCTGGAATGTGCCGTTCGATGCCAGCGCCTTGACCGGCGTGTTGTATTACGCGCTGGTGCCGACCGTGGCGGGCTTCGTTCTCTGGTATGCGGGCGCTGCGCGCATCAGCGGCGCGGAAGCCGGACTGATGACTGCACTCGTGCCGGTGAGCGCGGTGGCGTTGGCCGCTGTCGTGTTGCGGGAGCCGGTGAGCGGGGCGCAACTTGCGGGTGTTGCATGTGTGCTTGGTGCGGTGTTGCTGGCCACCTTCGGCCAGATGCGTACGGTGCGCAGCACGGCCTGA